The Terriglobales bacterium genome includes a window with the following:
- a CDS encoding Crp/Fnr family transcriptional regulator produces the protein MLSPYGLEIIESCLTCKLREDRLFCNLSPGAVKDLEAIKYSTAYPKGAVLFVEGQAPRGVFILCKGRTKLSICSSDGKTLILKIAEPGEVLGLSATVSGKPYELTAETLDPCQVNFVKRDDFLRYLREHNEVTLRVAEQLSDKYNTACHEIRSLGLSHSAAEKLAKLLLEWSEKNGDSKQPGRMKLALTHEEIAQMIGTSRETVTRLFADFKKRQIIQLKGSTLTIRNRQALETLINP, from the coding sequence ATGCTGTCCCCTTATGGTCTCGAGATCATCGAGAGCTGTCTGACCTGCAAGCTGCGGGAAGACCGGCTGTTTTGTAATCTGTCGCCGGGCGCGGTGAAGGACCTGGAGGCCATCAAGTACTCGACGGCGTATCCCAAAGGCGCGGTGCTGTTCGTGGAAGGCCAGGCCCCGCGCGGGGTGTTCATCCTGTGCAAGGGGCGGACCAAGCTCTCCATCTGCTCCAGCGACGGCAAGACCCTGATCCTGAAGATCGCCGAGCCCGGCGAGGTGCTGGGGCTGAGCGCCACCGTCTCCGGCAAGCCCTATGAGCTGACGGCGGAGACCCTGGACCCGTGCCAGGTGAACTTCGTCAAGCGCGACGATTTCCTGCGCTACCTGCGGGAGCACAACGAGGTCACGCTGCGGGTGGCCGAGCAGCTGAGCGACAAGTACAACACCGCCTGCCACGAGATCCGCTCCCTGGGCCTGTCGCACTCGGCGGCCGAGAAGCTGGCCAAGCTGCTGCTGGAATGGTCGGAGAAGAACGGCGACAGCAAGCAGCCGGGACGCATGAAGCTGGCCCTGACCCACGAGGAGATCGCGCAGATGATCGGCACCTCGCGCGAGACCGTGACCCGCCTGTTCGCCGATTTCAAGAAGCGCCAGATCATCCAGCTGAAGGGCTCGACGCTCACCATCCGCAACCGGCAGGCGCTGGAAACCCTCATCAATCCTTGA